In a genomic window of Mycolicibacillus parakoreensis:
- the pheS gene encoding phenylalanine--tRNA ligase subunit alpha, translating to MGDQPVDLALLAPESLTAAVDAAHRAFAEAPDLEALARAKTAHLGDHAPLALARRALAGLAKADRAEAGRAVNAARTAAQDAYAERLATLRAERDAAVLVAERIDVTLPAVRRPVGARHPITILAERVADTFVAMGWELADGPEVEAEHFNFDALNFLTDHPARSMQDTFHIAPDGSGQVLRTHTSPVQMRTLLARDVPVYVASIGRAFRTDELDATHTPVFHQVEGLAVDRGLTMAHLRGTLDALARAEFGAQARTRFRPHFFPFTEPSGEVDVWFADRKGGAGWVEWGGCGMVHPNVLRAAGIDPDDYTGFAFGMGLERTLQFRNGIADMRDMVEGDVRFALPFGAGL from the coding sequence GTGGGTGATCAACCCGTCGACCTCGCCCTGTTGGCGCCGGAGTCGCTGACCGCCGCCGTCGATGCGGCGCACCGTGCCTTCGCCGAGGCGCCCGACCTCGAGGCGCTGGCCCGCGCCAAAACCGCCCATCTCGGCGACCACGCGCCGCTGGCGCTGGCCCGCCGCGCGCTGGCCGGGCTGGCCAAGGCCGACCGCGCCGAGGCCGGCCGGGCGGTCAACGCCGCGCGCACCGCCGCCCAGGACGCCTACGCCGAGCGGCTGGCGACGCTGCGCGCCGAACGGGACGCCGCGGTGCTGGTCGCCGAGCGCATCGACGTCACGCTGCCGGCCGTGCGCCGGCCGGTCGGGGCGCGGCACCCGATCACGATCCTGGCCGAACGGGTGGCCGACACGTTCGTCGCGATGGGCTGGGAGCTCGCCGACGGCCCCGAGGTGGAGGCCGAGCACTTCAACTTCGACGCGCTGAACTTCCTCACCGACCACCCGGCGCGCAGCATGCAGGACACCTTCCACATCGCCCCGGACGGCTCCGGGCAGGTGCTGCGCACCCACACCTCGCCGGTGCAGATGCGCACCCTGCTCGCCCGCGACGTCCCGGTCTACGTCGCCTCGATCGGGCGGGCGTTTCGCACCGACGAACTCGACGCCACCCACACCCCGGTGTTCCACCAGGTCGAGGGCCTGGCGGTGGACCGCGGCCTGACCATGGCGCACCTGCGCGGCACCCTCGACGCGCTGGCGCGCGCCGAGTTCGGCGCGCAAGCCCGCACCCGGTTCCGGCCGCACTTCTTCCCGTTCACCGAGCCGTCCGGGGAGGTCGACGTCTGGTTCGCCGACCGCAAGGGCGGTGCCGGCTGGGTGGAGTGGGGCGGCTGCGGCATGGTGCACCCCAACGTGTTGCGCGCCGCCGGGATCGACCCCGACGACTACACCGGGTTCGCGTTCGGAATGGGGCTGGAACGCACCCTGCAGTTCCGCAACGGGATCGCCGACATGCGCGACATGGTCGAAGGCGACGTGCGGTTCGCGCTGCCGTTCGGGGCGGGGCTGTGA
- a CDS encoding adenylate/guanylate cyclase domain-containing protein encodes MDRERSERGSGALEAAGSADAAGPAPRFPASLQDAAEWLRNGNHHPGVIALIRRARRALPGDPEFGDPLSTAGEGGPRAAARAADRLLRDRTAASREVSLGALQVWQAVTEMVARRPRDSQVTLVFTDLVGFSSWSLRAGDDATLTLLRRVAQAIEPPLLDSGGRIVKRMGDGTMAVFRDPLVALRAVLGAQEQLGDVDVDGYTPRMRVGIHTGRPQRLGSDWLGVDVNIAARVMERATRGGVMLSGASLDLIDADALAALGVSAKRARRQVFGAKTAGVPPELAMYRVHPRRRGIPDTDAAAPGDQTGGETS; translated from the coding sequence GTGGACCGCGAGCGCTCAGAACGGGGGTCCGGCGCACTCGAGGCCGCTGGATCCGCCGATGCGGCCGGCCCGGCTCCGCGGTTTCCGGCCTCGCTGCAGGACGCCGCGGAGTGGCTGCGCAACGGCAACCACCATCCCGGGGTGATCGCCCTGATCCGCCGGGCCCGCCGCGCGCTGCCCGGCGACCCCGAGTTCGGCGACCCGCTGTCGACGGCCGGCGAGGGCGGACCGCGGGCGGCCGCCCGGGCCGCCGACCGGTTGCTGCGTGACCGAACCGCCGCCTCCCGTGAGGTCAGCCTGGGCGCGCTGCAGGTCTGGCAGGCGGTGACCGAGATGGTGGCCCGCCGGCCGCGTGACTCGCAGGTCACCTTGGTCTTCACCGACCTGGTCGGGTTCTCCTCCTGGTCGCTGCGCGCCGGCGACGACGCCACCTTGACGCTGCTGCGCCGGGTGGCGCAGGCCATCGAGCCGCCGCTGCTCGACTCCGGGGGGCGCATCGTCAAACGGATGGGCGACGGCACCATGGCGGTCTTCCGCGACCCGCTGGTCGCGCTGCGGGCGGTGCTCGGCGCCCAGGAGCAGCTCGGCGACGTCGACGTCGACGGCTACACCCCGCGGATGCGCGTCGGGATCCACACCGGGCGCCCGCAACGGCTGGGCTCGGACTGGCTCGGCGTGGACGTCAACATCGCCGCCCGGGTGATGGAACGCGCCACCCGCGGCGGGGTGATGCTCTCCGGCGCCAGCCTCGACCTGATCGACGCCGACGCGTTGGCCGCCCTCGGGGTGAGCGCCAAACGGGCCCGCCGGCAGGTGTTCGGCGCCAAGACCGCCGGGGTCCCGCCCGAGCTGGCCATGTATCGGGTCCATCCGCGCCGCCGGGGGATCCCCGACACCGACGCCGCCGCGCCGGGCGACCAGACCGGCGGTGAGACGTCCTGA
- a CDS encoding oxygenase MpaB family protein, with amino-acid sequence MSTPSTTSTRTGPSPVPAVRAAPRPGAEPLGPDSLTWKYFGDIRTGMMGMWIGAIENMYPGLGAGVQQHSSLWQEPLQRVFRSVYPIMGVVYDGQRAGQTGATIRDWHRDVKGVDAAGRRYHALDPATFYWAHATFFMMVIKLAEYFGGGLTEADKHRLFDEHVRWYALYGMSMRPVPASWDDFCAYWDRVCADELEYTEAADGILNMRIPKPWFVLLPEPMWAQLFRPMLSAQRWIATGLFEPVVREKAGLRWNDGDEILFRLFGKAVQIVFAFVPDEVRLHPRALAGYRREHGTTTGDDTPLVEAPWFMGPPKDRRDNGMHYVPPGASPARALLARAGSLVHGTFSLAGGLAGGLGRARVA; translated from the coding sequence ATGAGCACACCCTCGACGACATCCACCAGGACCGGCCCGTCGCCGGTCCCCGCGGTCCGGGCGGCCCCGCGCCCGGGTGCCGAACCGCTCGGCCCCGACTCGCTGACCTGGAAATACTTCGGTGACATCCGCACCGGGATGATGGGCATGTGGATCGGGGCGATCGAGAACATGTACCCCGGTCTCGGCGCCGGGGTGCAACAGCACTCCAGCCTGTGGCAAGAACCCCTGCAGCGGGTGTTCCGGTCGGTCTACCCGATCATGGGGGTGGTCTACGACGGGCAGCGCGCCGGGCAGACCGGGGCGACGATCCGGGACTGGCATCGCGACGTCAAGGGCGTCGACGCCGCGGGCCGGCGCTACCACGCGCTGGACCCGGCCACGTTCTACTGGGCGCACGCCACGTTTTTCATGATGGTGATCAAGCTGGCCGAATACTTCGGCGGCGGGCTGACCGAGGCCGACAAACACCGGCTGTTCGACGAGCATGTGCGGTGGTACGCGCTGTACGGGATGAGCATGCGTCCGGTGCCGGCCTCGTGGGACGACTTCTGCGCCTACTGGGACCGGGTCTGCGCCGACGAACTGGAGTACACCGAGGCCGCCGACGGCATCTTGAACATGCGCATCCCCAAGCCGTGGTTCGTGCTCCTGCCCGAGCCGATGTGGGCCCAGCTGTTCCGCCCGATGCTGTCGGCGCAGCGCTGGATCGCCACCGGGCTGTTCGAACCGGTGGTGCGGGAGAAGGCCGGTCTGCGCTGGAACGACGGCGACGAGATCCTGTTCCGGCTGTTCGGCAAGGCGGTGCAGATCGTGTTCGCGTTCGTGCCCGACGAGGTCCGGCTGCATCCGCGCGCGCTCGCCGGCTACCGGCGCGAGCACGGCACGACCACCGGCGACGACACCCCGCTGGTCGAGGCCCCGTGGTTCATGGGCCCGCCGAAGGACCGCCGCGACAACGGCATGCACTACGTGCCGCCGGGGGCCTCCCCGGCCCGGGCGCTGCTGGCGCGGGCCGGGTCGCTGGTGCACGGCACGTTCTCCCTCGCCGGCGGGCTGGCCGGCGGACTGGGCCGTGCCCGGGTCGCCTGA
- a CDS encoding TrmH family RNA methyltransferase yields MSDVLGHRGTRVVAAAKLHRTAHRARTGRFLAEGANLVSAAAARGLLIEVFATETAAARHRVLLAGLTAPVRRVSDRAAATLSDTVTPAGLVAVCTQPSTDLGAVLAAAPDLLVIAVGVGEPGNAGTLIRLADALGADAVVLTGHSVDAYNGKCLRASAGSVFALPVVTDPDTAAVLAAVRRAGLQLLATTPDGELDLAAAGPVLAHRSAWLFGSEAHGLPAEAVAAAAHRVRIEMTGAAESLNVAAAAAICLYQSARARR; encoded by the coding sequence CTGAGCGACGTTCTCGGGCACCGCGGCACCCGGGTGGTCGCCGCGGCCAAACTGCACCGCACGGCGCACCGGGCCCGCACCGGACGGTTCCTCGCCGAGGGGGCCAACCTGGTGAGCGCCGCCGCGGCGCGCGGCCTGCTCATCGAGGTGTTCGCCACCGAGACCGCCGCCGCGCGCCACCGGGTCCTGCTCGCTGGGCTCACCGCCCCGGTGCGCCGGGTCAGCGACCGGGCGGCGGCGACGCTGTCGGACACCGTGACCCCGGCCGGGCTGGTCGCGGTGTGCACCCAGCCGAGCACCGATCTGGGCGCGGTCCTGGCCGCGGCGCCCGACCTGCTGGTGATCGCCGTCGGGGTGGGCGAGCCCGGCAACGCCGGCACCCTGATCCGGCTGGCCGACGCGCTCGGCGCCGACGCCGTGGTGCTCACCGGCCACAGCGTCGACGCCTACAACGGCAAGTGCCTGCGCGCCTCGGCGGGCAGCGTGTTCGCGCTGCCGGTGGTGACCGACCCCGACACCGCGGCGGTGCTGGCGGCCGTGCGGCGGGCGGGGCTGCAGCTGCTGGCCACCACCCCCGACGGCGAGCTGGACCTGGCGGCGGCCGGCCCGGTGCTGGCCCACCGCAGCGCCTGGCTGTTCGGCTCCGAGGCGCACGGGCTGCCGGCGGAGGCCGTCGCGGCGGCCGCGCACCGGGTGCGCATCGAGATGACCGGGGCGGCGGAGAGCCTCAACGTCGCCGCGGCCGCGGCGATCTGCCTCTACCAGAGCGCCCGGGCGCGGCGCTGA
- the rplT gene encoding 50S ribosomal protein L20, with the protein MARVKRAVNAHKKRRSVLKASKGYRGQRSRLYRKAKEQQLHSLTYAYRDRRARKGEFRKLWISRINAAARANDITYNRLIQGLKAAGVEVDRKNLAEIAVSDPAAFTALVDTARAALPADVNAPSGEAA; encoded by the coding sequence ATGGCACGCGTGAAACGGGCCGTCAACGCCCACAAGAAACGGCGCAGCGTCCTCAAGGCCTCCAAGGGCTACCGGGGTCAGCGCTCCCGGCTCTACCGCAAGGCCAAGGAGCAGCAGCTGCACTCGCTGACCTACGCCTACCGGGACCGGCGCGCCCGCAAGGGGGAGTTCCGCAAGCTGTGGATCTCACGGATCAACGCCGCCGCCCGCGCCAACGACATCACCTACAACCGGCTCATCCAGGGCCTCAAGGCCGCCGGCGTCGAGGTGGACCGCAAGAACCTCGCCGAGATCGCCGTCAGTGATCCGGCGGCGTTCACCGCGCTGGTCGACACGGCCCGCGCCGCGTTGCCCGCCGACGTCAACGCCCCGTCCGGCGAGGCCGCCTGA
- the rpmI gene encoding 50S ribosomal protein L35, whose amino-acid sequence MPKAKSHSGASKRFRRTGTGKIVRQQANRRHLLEHKPSKRTRRLDGRTDVAPSDAARVKKMLNG is encoded by the coding sequence ATGCCCAAGGCGAAGTCCCACAGCGGTGCCTCCAAGCGGTTCCGCCGCACCGGCACCGGCAAGATCGTGCGCCAGCAGGCCAACCGCCGACACCTGCTGGAGCACAAGCCGTCCAAGCGCACCCGTCGTCTCGACGGCCGCACCGACGTGGCACCCAGCGACGCCGCGCGCGTGAAGAAGATGCTGAACGGCTGA
- the infC gene encoding translation initiation factor IF-3, protein MGCERKTTQGGPISTETRVNERIRVPEVRLIGPGGEQVGIVRIEDALRVAAEADLDLVEVAPNARPPVCKIMDYGKFKYETAQKARESRKNQQQTVVKEQKLRPKIDDHDYETKKGHVVRFLEAGSKVKVTIMFRGREQSRPELGYRLLQRLGADVAEYGFIETSAKQDGRNMTMVLAPHRGAKTRAQAAEQAGASARPAKNTSPE, encoded by the coding sequence CTGGGTTGCGAGCGGAAGACTACCCAGGGAGGCCCCATCAGCACTGAGACCCGCGTCAACGAGCGCATTCGCGTACCTGAAGTCCGCCTGATCGGACCGGGAGGGGAGCAGGTAGGCATCGTGCGCATCGAGGATGCCCTGCGTGTCGCCGCGGAGGCCGATCTCGATCTCGTGGAAGTTGCCCCCAACGCCAGACCACCGGTCTGCAAGATCATGGACTACGGCAAGTTCAAATACGAGACGGCGCAGAAGGCCCGCGAGTCGCGCAAGAACCAGCAGCAGACCGTCGTCAAGGAACAGAAGCTGCGCCCCAAGATCGACGATCACGACTACGAGACCAAGAAGGGCCATGTGGTGCGCTTCCTGGAGGCCGGATCGAAGGTCAAGGTGACGATCATGTTCCGCGGTCGCGAGCAGTCCCGCCCGGAGTTGGGCTACCGCCTGCTGCAGCGGCTCGGCGCCGACGTCGCCGAATACGGTTTCATCGAGACCTCCGCCAAGCAGGACGGCCGCAACATGACGATGGTGCTGGCGCCGCACCGCGGAGCCAAGACCCGTGCGCAGGCGGCCGAGCAGGCCGGCGCCTCGGCGCGGCCGGCCAAAAACACCAGTCCCGAATAG
- a CDS encoding DUF1844 domain-containing protein — MNDSPNRAAEPAESVRDLADIPAVEVITRCAVMLMSAAAENLGLSDADPETSAQRDLDEARRLITALAGLITASGEYLGIHADPLREGLRSLQAAFRESAAYPDPPGQGPGERFTGLLG, encoded by the coding sequence ATGAACGATTCCCCGAACCGCGCGGCGGAGCCCGCCGAGTCGGTCCGCGATCTCGCCGACATCCCCGCGGTGGAGGTGATCACCCGGTGCGCGGTGATGCTGATGAGCGCGGCCGCGGAGAACCTCGGGCTCTCCGACGCCGATCCGGAGACCAGCGCGCAGCGCGACCTCGACGAGGCGCGTCGGCTGATCACCGCGCTGGCCGGGTTGATCACCGCCAGCGGCGAGTACCTCGGCATCCACGCCGACCCGCTGCGCGAGGGGCTACGCAGCCTGCAGGCGGCGTTCCGGGAGTCCGCCGCCTACCCCGACCCGCCCGGCCAGGGCCCCGGCGAACGGTTCACCGGGCTGCTGGGGTGA
- a CDS encoding DUF6653 family protein, translated as MSVAGATGGDGAPRPVLSRPARWRRAMFARHAHPCSAWSRWASTPLLLVPVWTRRWRHAAPVALWFALNPVLFAPPRHTSAWSTRAMLGEERWILDRPRDAALAVNVVGALALGAALLAARRRRPGAMIGATATAMAATLGYWALMARYHDRAASGPHR; from the coding sequence GTGAGCGTGGCGGGCGCCACCGGCGGCGACGGCGCGCCGCGACCGGTCCTGAGCCGGCCGGCGCGGTGGCGGCGCGCGATGTTCGCCCGCCACGCCCACCCGTGCAGTGCGTGGAGCCGCTGGGCCAGCACCCCGCTGCTGTTGGTCCCGGTCTGGACCCGCCGGTGGCGCCACGCCGCGCCGGTGGCGCTGTGGTTCGCGCTCAACCCGGTGCTGTTCGCCCCGCCGCGGCACACCTCGGCGTGGTCGACGCGGGCGATGCTCGGCGAGGAGCGGTGGATCCTCGACCGGCCCCGCGACGCCGCGCTGGCGGTCAACGTCGTCGGCGCCCTCGCGCTGGGCGCCGCGCTGCTCGCCGCCCGGCGCCGACGGCCGGGGGCGATGATCGGCGCGACCGCGACCGCGATGGCGGCGACCCTGGGCTACTGGGCGCTGATGGCGCGCTACCACGACCGCGCCGCGAGCGGGCCGCACCGGTGA
- the uvrA gene encoding excinuclease ABC subunit UvrA, whose product MADRLIIKGAREHNLRGVDLDLPRDALIVFTGLSGSGKSSLAFDTIFAEGQRRYVESLSAYARQFLGQMDKPDVDFIEGLSPAVSIDQKSTNRNPRSTVGTITEVSDYLRLLYARAGTPHCPVCGQRIARQTPQQIVDQVLAMPEGARFQVLAPVVRTRKGEFLDLFDKLNGQGFSRIRVDGVVHSLTDPPKLKKQEKHDIEVVVDRLTVKPSAKQRLTESVETALGLADGIVVLDFVDRDEDDPDGAAREQRFSERLACPNGHPLAVDDLEPRSFSFNSPYGACPECAGLGIRKEIDPELVVPDPDRTLAEGAVAPWSMGHSAKYFTKLMASLGQLMGFDVDTPWRKLPAKARKAILNGADEQVHVRFRNRYGRTRSYYTDFEGVLAFLQRKIEQTESDLMKERYEGFMRDVPCPVCDGTRLKPEILAVTLTAGAHGAKSIAEVSALSIADCAQFLSALTLGPREQAIAGQVLREVQFRLGFLLDVGLEYLSLARAAATLSGGEAQRIRLATQIGSGLVGVLYVLDEPSIGLHQRDNRRLIETLTRLRDLGNTLIVVEHDLDTIAAADWIVDIGPAAGEHGGKIVHSGTYADLVANPDSITGAYLAGTHQIPVPALRRPADPRRQLTVVGAREHNLRGIDVAFPLGVLTAITGVSGSGKSTLVNDILAAVLANRLNAARQVPGRHTRVTGLEHVDKLVRVDQSPIGRTPRSNPATYTGVFDKIRALFAATTEAKVRGYQPGRFSFNVKGGRCEACTGDGTLKIEMNFLPDVYVPCEVCHGARYNRETLEVHYKGRTIAEVLDMSIEEATAFFEPITSIHRYLKTLVEVGLGYVRLGQPAPTLSGGEAQRVKLASELQKRSTGRTVYILDEPTTGLHFDDIRKLLAVINGLVDKGNTVIVIEHNLDVIKTADWIIDLGPEGGAAGGTLVAEGTPEQVAATAGSYTGQYLAATLQPPAPARGARAAPKRRRKVSA is encoded by the coding sequence ATGGCTGATCGGCTGATCATCAAGGGCGCCCGCGAACACAATCTGCGCGGCGTCGACCTTGACCTCCCCCGCGACGCCCTGATCGTGTTCACCGGGCTGTCCGGCTCGGGGAAGTCGTCGCTGGCGTTCGACACCATCTTCGCCGAGGGGCAGCGCCGCTACGTCGAGTCGCTGTCGGCGTACGCCCGCCAGTTCCTCGGTCAGATGGACAAGCCCGACGTCGACTTCATCGAGGGGCTCTCCCCGGCGGTCTCGATCGACCAGAAGTCCACCAACCGCAACCCCCGCTCGACGGTCGGCACCATCACCGAGGTCTCCGACTACCTGCGGTTGCTCTACGCCCGCGCCGGCACCCCGCACTGCCCGGTCTGCGGGCAGCGCATCGCGCGCCAGACCCCGCAGCAGATCGTCGACCAGGTGCTCGCGATGCCCGAGGGCGCCCGCTTCCAGGTGCTCGCCCCGGTGGTGCGCACCCGCAAGGGCGAATTCCTCGACCTGTTCGACAAGCTCAACGGCCAGGGATTCAGCCGGATCCGCGTCGACGGGGTGGTGCACTCGCTGACCGACCCCCCGAAGCTGAAGAAACAGGAGAAGCACGACATCGAGGTGGTGGTGGACCGCCTCACCGTCAAACCGTCCGCCAAGCAGCGGCTCACCGAGTCGGTGGAGACCGCGCTGGGGTTGGCCGACGGCATCGTGGTGCTCGACTTCGTCGACCGCGACGAGGACGACCCGGACGGCGCCGCGCGCGAGCAGCGGTTCTCCGAGAGGCTGGCCTGCCCCAACGGACATCCGCTGGCGGTCGACGACCTGGAGCCGCGGTCGTTCTCGTTCAACTCGCCCTACGGGGCCTGCCCGGAGTGCGCCGGGCTGGGCATCCGCAAGGAGATCGACCCGGAGCTGGTGGTCCCCGACCCGGACCGCACCCTGGCCGAGGGGGCGGTGGCCCCGTGGTCGATGGGACACAGCGCCAAATACTTCACCAAGCTGATGGCCAGCCTCGGACAGCTGATGGGTTTCGACGTCGACACCCCGTGGCGCAAACTGCCGGCCAAGGCGCGCAAGGCGATCCTCAACGGCGCCGACGAACAGGTCCACGTGCGGTTCCGCAACCGCTACGGCCGCACCCGCTCCTACTACACCGATTTCGAAGGGGTGCTGGCGTTCCTGCAACGCAAGATCGAGCAGACCGAGTCGGACCTGATGAAGGAACGCTACGAGGGGTTCATGCGCGACGTACCCTGCCCGGTCTGCGACGGCACCCGGCTCAAACCGGAGATCCTGGCGGTGACGCTGACCGCCGGTGCGCACGGCGCGAAGTCGATCGCCGAGGTCTCGGCACTGTCGATCGCCGACTGTGCGCAGTTTCTAAGCGCGCTCACCCTCGGCCCGCGAGAACAGGCCATCGCCGGTCAGGTGCTCAGGGAGGTGCAGTTCCGGCTGGGCTTCCTGCTCGACGTCGGGTTGGAGTACCTGTCGCTGGCGCGGGCGGCGGCCACCCTCTCCGGCGGGGAGGCGCAGCGCATCCGGCTGGCCACCCAGATCGGCTCCGGACTGGTCGGGGTGCTCTACGTGCTCGACGAACCGTCGATCGGGCTGCATCAGCGCGACAACCGCCGACTCATCGAGACCCTCACCCGGCTACGGGATCTGGGCAACACGCTGATCGTCGTCGAGCACGACCTGGACACCATCGCCGCCGCCGACTGGATCGTCGACATCGGCCCGGCCGCCGGCGAGCACGGCGGGAAGATCGTGCACTCGGGCACCTACGCCGACCTGGTCGCCAACCCGGACTCGATCACCGGGGCGTATCTGGCGGGCACCCACCAGATCCCGGTGCCGGCCCTGCGCCGGCCCGCCGATCCGCGCCGGCAGCTCACCGTGGTCGGGGCGCGCGAGCACAACCTGCGCGGCATCGACGTGGCGTTCCCGCTGGGCGTGCTCACCGCGATCACCGGGGTCTCCGGGTCCGGGAAGTCGACGTTGGTCAACGACATCCTGGCGGCGGTGCTGGCCAACCGGCTCAACGCCGCGCGTCAGGTGCCCGGCCGGCACACCCGGGTCACCGGCCTGGAGCACGTCGACAAGCTGGTGCGCGTCGACCAGTCACCGATCGGTCGGACCCCGCGATCCAACCCGGCCACCTACACCGGGGTGTTCGACAAGATCCGGGCGCTGTTCGCGGCCACCACCGAGGCGAAGGTGCGCGGGTATCAGCCGGGCCGGTTCTCGTTCAACGTCAAGGGCGGCCGCTGCGAGGCCTGCACCGGCGACGGCACCTTGAAGATCGAGATGAACTTCCTGCCCGACGTCTACGTGCCGTGCGAGGTCTGCCACGGCGCCCGCTACAACCGGGAGACCCTCGAGGTGCACTACAAGGGCCGCACCATCGCCGAGGTGCTCGACATGTCGATCGAGGAGGCGACCGCGTTCTTCGAGCCGATCACCAGCATCCACCGCTATCTGAAGACCCTCGTCGAGGTGGGCCTGGGGTATGTGCGCCTCGGCCAGCCCGCCCCGACGCTCTCCGGCGGGGAGGCCCAGCGGGTCAAGCTCGCCAGCGAACTGCAGAAACGCTCCACCGGGCGCACCGTCTACATCCTCGACGAGCCGACGACCGGGCTGCACTTCGACGACATCCGCAAACTGCTGGCGGTGATCAACGGGCTGGTCGACAAGGGCAACACGGTGATCGTCATCGAACACAACCTCGACGTGATCAAGACCGCCGACTGGATCATCGACCTGGGCCCCGAGGGCGGCGCCGCCGGCGGCACCCTGGTCGCCGAGGGCACCCCCGAGCAGGTCGCCGCCACCGCCGGCAGCTACACCGGGCAGTACCTCGCCGCGACGCTGCAACCGCCCGCCCCGGCGCGCGGCGCCCGAGCGGCACCCAAACGGCGGCGCAAGGTCAGCGCCTGA
- a CDS encoding MBL fold metallo-hydrolase produces the protein MTVIDDTYTGHVEPGTAARRALPGATVIKASVGPMDNNAYLVTCTATGKTLLIDAANDAEFLQRLIGEHAPTIALIVTTHQHFDHWQALAAVAEATGAPTAAHQIDADPLPVTPDQFLADGDRITVGELVFDVIHLRGHTPGSVALALSGPAVGDVTQLFTGDCLFPGGVGKTWEPGAFTQLLTDVQTQLFDVYPDSTVVYPGHGDDTTLGAERPHLGEWRDRGW, from the coding sequence ATGACCGTCATCGACGACACCTACACCGGCCATGTCGAGCCCGGCACCGCGGCGCGCCGGGCGCTGCCCGGCGCCACCGTCATCAAGGCGTCGGTCGGCCCGATGGACAACAACGCCTACCTGGTGACCTGCACCGCGACCGGCAAGACGCTGCTCATCGACGCCGCCAACGATGCCGAGTTCCTCCAGCGGCTCATCGGTGAGCACGCCCCCACGATCGCGCTGATCGTCACCACCCACCAGCATTTCGACCACTGGCAGGCGCTCGCGGCGGTCGCCGAGGCGACCGGCGCGCCGACCGCGGCGCACCAGATCGACGCCGACCCGCTGCCGGTCACGCCCGACCAGTTCCTGGCCGACGGCGACAGAATCACCGTCGGGGAGCTGGTGTTCGACGTGATCCACCTGCGCGGCCACACGCCGGGCTCGGTGGCGTTGGCGTTGAGCGGGCCCGCCGTCGGCGACGTCACCCAGTTGTTCACCGGCGACTGCCTGTTCCCGGGCGGGGTCGGCAAGACATGGGAGCCGGGCGCGTTCACCCAGCTGCTCACCGACGTGCAGACCCAGCTGTTCGACGTGTACCCGGACTCCACCGTGGTCTACCCGGGCCACGGTGACGACACCACCCTCGGCGCCGAGCGCCCCCACCTGGGTGAGTGGCGCGACCGCGGCTGGTGA
- a CDS encoding universal stress protein, which translates to MSGYKTVVVGTDGSDSSLRAVDRAGAIASGPDATLIVTTAYFPTAGDSRAADTLGAEGYKVSGNAPVYDILREAEARARAAGATNIEQRPVEGAPVDALVELAETTKADLLVVGDVGLSTIAGRLLGSVPANVARRAKLDVLIVHTTS; encoded by the coding sequence ATGAGCGGCTACAAGACCGTCGTGGTCGGCACGGACGGGTCCGATTCTTCGCTGCGCGCGGTGGACCGGGCCGGTGCGATCGCGTCCGGACCGGACGCGACGCTGATCGTGACCACCGCCTACTTCCCGACAGCCGGGGACTCACGGGCAGCGGACACCCTCGGCGCGGAAGGGTACAAGGTGTCCGGGAACGCCCCCGTCTACGACATTCTGCGGGAGGCGGAGGCCCGCGCCCGTGCCGCCGGCGCCACCAACATCGAACAGCGCCCGGTGGAGGGCGCGCCGGTGGACGCCCTGGTCGAACTCGCCGAGACGACCAAGGCGGATCTGCTGGTGGTCGGCGACGTCGGCCTGAGCACCATCGCCGGGCGCCTGCTCGGGTCGGTGCCGGCCAACGTGGCGCGCCGCGCCAAACTCGACGTGCTGATCGTCCACACCACCAGCTGA